ACCGCTTCATAGCTACGGCTATGCAGCGGAAAGCGCGCCTTGTCGACACGGAAAACCCCGGCGCAATATTACGAAATCCTATGAGTTACAGGGTACTGGTTGTTTCCGGCCGGTGTGTGGGGAGCAGCAGCCGGCGGATCCTGGCGAACCAGTTTGCGGCCGCCGGCCGGCGTTGCTTCTTCGCCGGGGTGAGCAGGTGGTCGAACAGGTCGTGCGATCCCATGTAGTCCATCATTTCCTCCTTCGCTGTAGCCTGCGGTCAAAAATATTCCGCAGGGCAATCGATGTGATCAGACTCTAGCCTTTCCGGCCGTCGCTTGACAGGTGCGGGTTCGCACCCTTTGCCGATGGGCTGGGCATGAGGCGAAGGGCAATAAGCACAGGATCGGGCCGACAAGGGGCTCACTGATTCAGGAGAGGAAGAAGGGGGTCAGGTCTTGAATTGCAAGAAACTGACAATTCAAGACCTGACCCCCGCCTTTTGCGTTTCACCAGAAGGCGAAGCAAAATTCTGGATTGAACCGGCCATGGCCTTGGCTGATGACGTTTATTTGAACAAACGGCAACTCCTCCGCCGCCAAAAAATTGTGGAGAAAAAATGAAGTAACGATTCAGCACGCCCGAATTTGGTACACTGGTAAGACGCGAGCAGTGCAGATGCGCAGCATAAATCAGATTTGAGCAGCGCAACAACGCCGCCAGGGGGGGGCGAAAGCGGGATGTGCTGAATCGTTACATAATTTGAAGGGGTGAAGGGTGATATCCCAGCTTGTCAGGCCCAGTCAAAAAGAGAGATTCTATGAAAATTGCTCAGGTATCACCTCTGTACGAAAGCGTTCCACCCCTCCACTACGGCGGCACCGAACGCGTGGTCTCCTATCTCACTGAAGAGCTGGTTCGCAAAGGTCATGAGGTGACCCTTTTCGCCAGTGCCGATTCCGTTACCTCGGCGGAACTTGTCCCCTGCGCTCCCGCGGCTCTGCGTCTTGGCAACTGCGTTGACCCGCTGGCCCCGCATCTCTGCATGCTGGAGGAGGTCTTCAGGCGGATAGAGGCGTTTGATGTGGTACATTTCCACATCGACTACCTCCATTTTCCACTGTTGCGCCGTCATCGCTTCAACCACCTTACAACCCTGCACGGACGCCTTGACCTCCCGGACCTGGTCCCTCTCTACCGGGAATATGGCGACATGCCGCTGGTCTCCATCTCGGATGCTCAGCGCGCGCCGCTCCCCTTTGCCAACTGGGTCGGCACCGTCCATCATGGGCTGCCGGCAGATTTGTTCCGGCTGGAAGAAAAACCGGGTGATTATCTGGCCTTTCTGGGCCGCATTGCGCCGGAAAAACGCCCTGATCGGGCCATCGAGATTGCCATAAAATCAGGCATTCCCCTGAAAATAGCCGCCAAGGTCGACAAGGTTGACCGGGAGTACTTTGAAACCCGTATCAAGCCGCTGCTCGACAGCCCGCTGATTGAATTTATCGGTGAAATAGGCGACAATGAAAAACAGGAGTTCCTCGGTCAGGCCCGCGCCCTGCTCTTTCCCATCGACTGGCCGGAACCCTTCGGACTGGTCATGATCGAGTCCATTGCCTGTGGCACACCTGTCATCGCTTACCGTCACGGGTCGGTTCCCGAAGTTATGGACGAAGGGCTGACCGGATACATCGTGAACGACATCGACACCGCGGTTGCCCGGGTTCTAGATATCTCCGACCTGGACCGCCGCTGCTGCCGACAGGGTTTTGAAAACCGGTTTTCCATCGGGAAGATGGCGGAAGCTTACCTTGCCCTTTACGATCGGCCGAGACCAATAGAATGGATCAACCGCAGCAGGTGTACGCGAACAGCTGGACGGCGGAAACGCCTGACTCCAAATGCTTGTCAGGGGCGGTGAAAAATGGATGAAATCATTCAAGTTAAGGATCGGTATTACATCAAGGCGGCTTCGTGCCTGGTTGATGATCGCACCAGGGTTCTGAAACAGGGGGAGACCTTTGCGGTCTTTGACTGCCGCGGCGATATTCAGCCCATCGGCCGGGGCGAGCAGGGGCTGTATCATGAAGGGACCCGCTTTCTGTCACACCTTGAATTTTTGCTCGGGAACCAGCGTCCGCTGCTGCTGAGTTCAACCGTCAACGAGCACAACGAACTGCTGGTCGTCGATCTGACCAATCCCGACCTGGTTCTGGACGACGGGACGGAGCTCCCCCGCGGCAGCCTGCACATCTTTCGCTCGAAATTTCTCTGGCAGCATCGCTGTTTTGAGCGCATCCGAATCAGCCATTTTGGCTCCGGGCACCTGACCCTGAGGCTCCTTTTCCGATTCAGCAATGATTTCCGCGATATTTTCGAGGTGCGAGGACTGCGCCGGGAAAAACGCGGCCGCCCCTTAAAGGAACGAATTGACCAGGGAACGGTTTGCCTTCCCTATGCCGGTCTGGACGGTGTGCAGCGGCGGACGATGATCCGTTTTATGCCTGACCCGGTCGCCCTTTCCGGAGACGCGGCTGAGCTACTGCTCAGCATTGCCCCGGGTGAAGAGCGGAACATCTATCTGACCTTCTGTTGCCTGATAGGCCCGGAACCAAGCGTGAGTGGTCGTTACGATGATGAATTCGGCGCCTCCCTGACTAGGCTGGAAGCCTACCGGGCCCAGCACTGCGAGGTCAAAACCAGCAAAGGACATTTCAATGAATGGATAGACCGGTCCCTCGACGATCTGCACATGCTCTTTACCGATATGCCGCAGGGCATCTACCCCTACGCCGGCGTTCCCTGGTACAGTACCGCCTTCGGCCGCGACGGTCTCATCACCGCCCTGCAGACCCTCTGGATCAATCCGGCCATTGCTCGCGGTGTGCTCGGATTTCTGGCGGCCAACCAGGCCGGGGAGCATTGTCCGAAAACAGATGCCGAACCGGGAAAGATTCTTCATGAAACCCGGCTCGGCGAGATGGCCGCTCTGAAAGAGATTCCCTTCGGCCGTTACTACGGCAGCGTCGATTCGACCCCTCTCTTCCTGATGCTGGCCGGCGCCTATTTCAGGCGAACCGGTGACAGGGTCTTTCTTGAACAGCTTTGGCCACATATCCTGCGGGCCTTGGACTGGATCGACCGTCATGGTGATCGGGACGGAGACGGGTATGTCGAATATCAGCGGCAATCCGAAAACGGGCTGGACCAACAGGGCTGGAAGGACTCCTGGGATTCGGTGTTTCATGCCGACGGCAGTCCGGCACGAGGGCCCATTGCTCTGTGCGAAGTGCAGGGCTATGTCTACGCCGCCAGGCGACATGTTGTGGAACTGGCCGAAATCATGGGAGACGCTAAGCTGGCCGGCAGGCAGCGAGAAAAGGCGGAAAGGCTGCGTACCAATTTTCAACGAGACTTCTGGTGTGAGGATCTTTCCTGCTACGCCTTGGCGCTCGACGGAGATAAACGCCCCTGCCGGGTCGCCAGTTCCAATGCCGGCCAGTGCCTGTTTACCGGCATCGCCGCCCCCGAACACGCTGGACGCATGGCCGACCTTTTCCTTTCTCCAGCCTTCTTCTCCGGCTGGGGCGTCCGCACCTTGGCCGAAGGAACGGCCCACTACAATCCCATGGCCTACCACAATGGATCGGTCTGGCCTCACGATAACGCCCTGCTCGCCCTCGGGCTGGCGCGCTACGGCAGAACCCGGCAGGCCATGCAACTGTTCGAAGGCCTCTACCACCTGGCCATGCGGGTTGAACTGAGCCGCTTGCCGGAACTCTTCTGCGGATTCCGCCGTCTGCCCGGACAGGGGCCGGTTCTCTATCCGCAGGCCTGTTCGCCTCAGGCCTGGGCCGCGGGAGCGGTGTTCCAGCTTCTGCAGGCTTCCCTGGGGCTGAGCATCGACGCCTTACAGCGTGAAATACGCTTCCGGCACCCCATCCTTCCATCCTTTTTTGACGAGATGACTTTCCGCAACCTCAGGGTCGCGGAGGCGGACATTGACCTGCATCTGATCCGCTATGGGGATGATGTTGGCATAACCGTCCAGCGCCGCGAAGGAGACATAGGGGTTGTCGTCGAGAAATAGGGCCAGGGGCCGAAGGCGGGATGTGCTGAATAGTTACCTCAGAAGTTACCTAGCGTTTTCCCCAACCTGCCTCTTGTCTTCATCCACCACTCTTGCAATATGGCCCGCCCGCTTCGCATCGGGTAACCCGGTGCTTACCTCGTCATCAATCGCGGCAACGCCGGTGAGATAATCATGACCCCCTTCAAGGATTGCGGACTGATTCCCACCGGCCTCTCCCTTATGATCCCTGCAAATTAGAATCTAATGTTCAAGTTTGCAATAATGGTTAAACGAAAATTACAGAATACGGTCCTCGATGCACTTGATTCCATGCCGGTGATGGCCCTGCTGGTGTGTCGAGGTGGAGGTTCCGGGCGCGTTGATTGATCTGGATCCGTCGGAGCTGAAGCGCAAGGCCTGCATCTGTCTTTCCTGTATCGAGGCATTCCGGGAGGATCCGGAGCTGTTCGCCGCGCGTTATTGCGGGGAGATTGACAGCCCCTGAGAATTTTGCTGTAGCCTGCGGTCAACTCTCCCGCAGGGCAATCGATGTGAGCAGACTCTAGCCCGTCCGGTCGCCGAAGGGCAAGTGCGGGTTCGCACCTTTTGCCGGTGGGCTGGGCATGGGGCGCAGGGCGATATGCACAGGATAAAGCCGGACAGGCTGTCAGGAGGCGCTGCGGCGAAGCGGCTGCACGCAGCGCAGGTTGCCGCGGAAGGCGGTCTTGAAGCAGCCGCTGCAGGAGACGCAGCGGGAGGCGGCGTCGTTGCTGCCGAATTGCCATTGCCGCGCCAGGGCCGGTTCACAGATAAACGGGCGGCAGAGGGAGATGAAATCGGCGCTGCCGGCCTGCAGCACCGCTTCAGCGTCTTTGCGACGACGCATGCCGCCGACCAGCAGCAGCGGACAACGGACCTGCGGCCGCAGTCTTTCCGCCAGCTCCAGGTTGTAGCAGGGGAGCGGGGGATCGTCGGTCCCGCGCCGCCGGATCGGGGTTTGTTCTCCCGAGGCGGGGGTGCCGCTGCTGACCTCGATGCCGTCGATGCCGGCCTCGTCAAGTGCCCGGGCAACCTGGATGGCATCTTCCGCGGTCAATCCCCCCGGCAGGTTGTCGCTGAGGTTCAGTTTGGCCAGCAGCGGTCGGTGCGGGCCGATTGTTTCCCGTACCGCGCCGCAGACCTGGAGCAGGAACCGCATGCGGTTCCGCAGCTCGCCGCCATAGCTGTCGGTTCGCCGGTTGCAGAGCGGCGAGAGAAACTGGTTGATCAGGTAGCCGTGGGCAGCATGCAGCTGAATGGCATCAAAGCCGACGCGGCAGGCCCGCTCGGCGGCGGCGGCGAAGGCGTCGACGACGCGTTCGATATCGGCCGCAGTCATTTCCCGCGGCTGCTGCGGGTACTGGTCCAGTTGCAGCGCCGATGGGGCAAGCGGGTTGGTGCCGCAGATATCACGGCGGGTCTGGCCGCCGGCATGGCCGAGCTGGGCGCAGACTTTTCCGCCCTCGGCGTGGACCACCTCGACCAGTTGGCGGATCGCCCGCGCGGACGCGTCATCCTGCAGGCTCAATGCGCCGGGCAGCAGCTTCCCTTCCTGCGCCACGTAGGCGAAGCCGGTGATGATCAGGCCGATCCCGCCGGCTGCCAGCTGCCGGTAGCGGTCGATCAACTCTTCCCCGGGGATCCCGCGCGGGTCACACATCCCCTCCCAGGTCGCCGAGCGCACCAGGCGGTTGCGCAGCCGCAGGCGGTTGAGACTGGCGGGTTGAAACAGTTGGCGGGAAGGGTTCATGGCCGGGTTCTCTTCAGGTCGGCAGGGTGACGATTGCGTCGTCGGCCGGAGAGAGGCGGATGCCGCCCTCGGGGCCGACCGCCCAGGTGTTCTCGATGCCGACCACGCCGTGCCCGGCGAGCAGGAACTTCGGTTCGATGGCGATGGTCTGGTTCTCCTGTAGCGGCACGTCGAAGCCCTTGGCTAATACCGGCATCTCGTCCAGCTCCAGGCCGACACCGTGGCCGACGAACTTGGCCTGTTCCCCCGGAACTCCCATGAAGCAGTCTCCCAGTCCGGCCTCGGCGGCGATGCCGCAGGCCAGATCGAACAGCTCCGAGGCGACGGCGCCCGGGCGTAGGGCGGCGGTGACCTGGCGCTGGATCTTAAGGGCGGTGTCGAAGGCGTGCTGCACCTCGGGATGGATGTTGCCGGGAACGAAGATCCGGGTCATGTCGACGATGTAACCGTCGTGGACGGCGGTGTAGTCGACCATCAGCGGCAGGTTCGGCGCGATCACCGCGGTCGAGGCGCCGTGCGGGGAGGCGGCGCTCAGTCCGCAACCGGTGACGGCGCCGTCGAAGAAGCCCGGCTGGTTGGCGCTGCCGCCGGAGACCAGCAACCCCTGGAACAGCTCCTGGTTGTA
This region of Geothermobacter hydrogeniphilus genomic DNA includes:
- a CDS encoding glycosyltransferase family 4 protein — protein: MKIAQVSPLYESVPPLHYGGTERVVSYLTEELVRKGHEVTLFASADSVTSAELVPCAPAALRLGNCVDPLAPHLCMLEEVFRRIEAFDVVHFHIDYLHFPLLRRHRFNHLTTLHGRLDLPDLVPLYREYGDMPLVSISDAQRAPLPFANWVGTVHHGLPADLFRLEEKPGDYLAFLGRIAPEKRPDRAIEIAIKSGIPLKIAAKVDKVDREYFETRIKPLLDSPLIEFIGEIGDNEKQEFLGQARALLFPIDWPEPFGLVMIESIACGTPVIAYRHGSVPEVMDEGLTGYIVNDIDTAVARVLDISDLDRRCCRQGFENRFSIGKMAEAYLALYDRPRPIEWINRSRCTRTAGRRKRLTPNACQGR
- a CDS encoding NADH:flavin oxidoreductase — its product is MNPSRQLFQPASLNRLRLRNRLVRSATWEGMCDPRGIPGEELIDRYRQLAAGGIGLIITGFAYVAQEGKLLPGALSLQDDASARAIRQLVEVVHAEGGKVCAQLGHAGGQTRRDICGTNPLAPSALQLDQYPQQPREMTAADIERVVDAFAAAAERACRVGFDAIQLHAAHGYLINQFLSPLCNRRTDSYGGELRNRMRFLLQVCGAVRETIGPHRPLLAKLNLSDNLPGGLTAEDAIQVARALDEAGIDGIEVSSGTPASGEQTPIRRRGTDDPPLPCYNLELAERLRPQVRCPLLLVGGMRRRKDAEAVLQAGSADFISLCRPFICEPALARQWQFGSNDAASRCVSCSGCFKTAFRGNLRCVQPLRRSAS
- a CDS encoding M24 family metallopeptidase, whose translation is MPIQSECRNRIANLQRQLERKELDGALVIYPIDLYYFAATRQNGMLWVPQSGEPLLLIRKSLTRARQESCITELRPFPSSRELSGLLGRPGQKVGVTFDVLPAAQLDYLKKVLPEREFVDISGINRNLRAVKSALEVARIRHAGEQLSKVFAQVPDFYTPGMRELDLAAEFESRSRKLGSEGYVRMRAYNQELFQGLLVSGGSANQPGFFDGAVTGCGLSAASPHGASTAVIAPNLPLMVDYTAVHDGYIVDMTRIFVPGNIHPEVQHAFDTALKIQRQVTAALRPGAVASELFDLACGIAAEAGLGDCFMGVPGEQAKFVGHGVGLELDEMPVLAKGFDVPLQENQTIAIEPKFLLAGHGVVGIENTWAVGPEGGIRLSPADDAIVTLPT
- a CDS encoding amylo-alpha-1,6-glucosidase, with the translated sequence MDEIIQVKDRYYIKAASCLVDDRTRVLKQGETFAVFDCRGDIQPIGRGEQGLYHEGTRFLSHLEFLLGNQRPLLLSSTVNEHNELLVVDLTNPDLVLDDGTELPRGSLHIFRSKFLWQHRCFERIRISHFGSGHLTLRLLFRFSNDFRDIFEVRGLRREKRGRPLKERIDQGTVCLPYAGLDGVQRRTMIRFMPDPVALSGDAAELLLSIAPGEERNIYLTFCCLIGPEPSVSGRYDDEFGASLTRLEAYRAQHCEVKTSKGHFNEWIDRSLDDLHMLFTDMPQGIYPYAGVPWYSTAFGRDGLITALQTLWINPAIARGVLGFLAANQAGEHCPKTDAEPGKILHETRLGEMAALKEIPFGRYYGSVDSTPLFLMLAGAYFRRTGDRVFLEQLWPHILRALDWIDRHGDRDGDGYVEYQRQSENGLDQQGWKDSWDSVFHADGSPARGPIALCEVQGYVYAARRHVVELAEIMGDAKLAGRQREKAERLRTNFQRDFWCEDLSCYALALDGDKRPCRVASSNAGQCLFTGIAAPEHAGRMADLFLSPAFFSGWGVRTLAEGTAHYNPMAYHNGSVWPHDNALLALGLARYGRTRQAMQLFEGLYHLAMRVELSRLPELFCGFRRLPGQGPVLYPQACSPQAWAAGAVFQLLQASLGLSIDALQREIRFRHPILPSFFDEMTFRNLRVAEADIDLHLIRYGDDVGITVQRREGDIGVVVEK